Part of the Zingiber officinale cultivar Zhangliang chromosome 6A, Zo_v1.1, whole genome shotgun sequence genome, TTATGTGTCTCTTAAGCATTCAAGAGATCGCAGATTGGGTGCATCGAGGAGGTGATTGCAAGCAACGTGAAGAACATTCAGATAGCAAAGGGTTTTGGTTCGTGAACCTTGCGGAGAGCTTTTCGATATCGTttcgtgatcgctcttccgacatcAAGTAGTGACCAAGTTCGtctcgggagatcactgtaagttGATTACCTACTCTTTTTTTTGTTCCATGTTGTTAGATTATACACTAActgtcgactgtgcacaagaactatgaTATAATTGAGGcatgtgagtagaatattgacctcgaacaaaggaagtgggggctcccgtatccgaatcaagaggaccaaacaccgtgcaggaagtcctagttgcgtctaggcaaggaagtcctaataggtcgaaTGGACCGagggcaggaagacttggtgggttaaGGATCAGACGTGAGAAGTCTGTGGTTCTTTGTTTGaagggggattgttgggttgcaaacaaagttccacattaaaaacacatgaaacaaattatgggtttataagaaaatgatatctccattagtatgaggccttttaggtagagcccaagagcaaaaccatgaggatttaagcccaaagtggatataatatcataccattgtagaagatatctccattggtatgagacatttTTGGTAGAActcaagagtaaaaccatgagggcttaggcccaaagtggacaatatcatactattatggaaatatctaaattcatgattggactctgataccacttgttagtctcGATGTGGCCGACGGGAGGGGGTTGTGAATTGTTCTGTAAGAAAAAAATTAACACTTTTGCTTTCTTCTTTAGCAAAGTTAACACATTTTAGTTAGtcaaaaaataataacataaaaagaaTGTAAGAGACTCAAGAtttatttggtttgcaatcaaagAGGTTGCTAGTCCAAGACaaaattaagctcactaaaaagtCTCCTTTCTTGGAGGTGGAGAAGCCCCTTACAGTATTGAAAGCACAAGTAGCTAGATCGGAGTACAAAGTTTGTAAACGAGTGTTGTTGAAATGAAGAGTACTAGAGCTCTATGTATAGTCTGCTGGTCAAAAGTATCCATTGGCTGACGTGACatctccaggcacctggagtggATTCGGGCGCCTCCAGTGATGCACTTTATCTATTCGCAATGGCTCTTCAATGGCGCGATGATAAATCTTTATTGGTACCCAAGCGCCTGAACCGGTCCGAGTGTCTGGACTGTCGTTGATGTGGATCCAAATTTTATCTGCAACATCTCGACAATAGGGCGCTTATTTGGTATCAAGCTGGTCCAAGTGTCTGGACAAAGTCAACACAGAGTTGACTTTGTCCTGCTACTGCTCCAGtcgcttggatatttttttggccatccaaagttgagctcacccaaacccaactctggtcttctcctcaagcagacttccACTCCGGCtactcgtccctcgaaaacgctacgcgcatccttctcgtccgccaatgtactcttccgcagtacttcgtccctcgaatgcaccaagCCTGTTGACttgcttcccgtgtcatccttctcgctagctacgtcttccgctcaacttcttgtattcTAAGTCCCTGTATACTtaaacacaagacatcaaatacacagagtctaacttgacttggttgatcacattaaaatctTGAAGTACTTGCACTTTTTATATTCCTAAGTATAtgaagtatatatttttattgatatggATGTCTAGGAAATATTTTAGATTATCTATCATTTATTTCGAATATTTTGAGAAACGTATgctataaaattatataaaaataatatataatttatttttaaattatatatatatagtattaaaTTATATCGGTATGGTACGATACTGAAATTGTATTATTTCAATCTGGAACTGAAATCTCGATTTAAATCTCTAAAAGACTTACCAGATAACTTATATATGCAGACACATATAGGGTTCCATATATGTTCCACATtatataaatagaaaaatatatgtatatatattatataatattgAAATTATTAAAATTGATGCAAATGAATAATCTTCTTCCAAAAAACGATGACATTAGGAAATTTAAGCTTCAAGTTGATCCCAGTGCCCTATATTAGAAGATCACCAATTTAAACCAAACTAACATGGGAGTATCTAATATTCAGTAAATTATAGAATAATTCGCAAACAATGAGTTGGCATTCAATTTAAATGTGAATGAtctcaattgaaaaaaaaaaaaaatcacacacAAATCACAATATGAACCTCACAATAACTCTAGTGTTTTAAAATAGCTTGCAGGGATGTAGCCATGCACATCAGTTgggaatttaagttttaaaaaattttaaatttgtaaggTTTGTTTTGGTAGATTCTGTTTAGGAGAACAAGTCTTCAAATAAATTTCCAGGTCTTCTTATTTATATAGGCCTTTTCTATTCTTCCAAGTCATCCTGATACTGCCCCACAACAACACCACTCAACCCTCACTTTTCATCTTCACATCTTAGAAAGACCATGTGTTAGTGGTAGACATTTGATCACTAGGCAATGGAGGAAAAAACAAAAGCCTTGCTTGTTGAATGCCTCGATCAGATAACAATGCTCACAAACAATGGCTCATTGGAGGCAATGATTCACGAGACACAACTGAATGATCAAACTCAATTACTCATATTGTCAGATGTGAAATCTAATTTCTACAAGGTAAACAAATAGACTGCATACTAAGTACACTTGATAGGATATAGTATTATAGATTAAGTTCAATTATTTACTGATTCACATTGATTTCTTCCAGATTTCATGGGGATTCATCTACAATGCTCTTTAAGAATGTCACTCATTGTTATATAATAGGATTTTTGTATCTTTGTTGTTATAATCAAATATCATATTTTCCCCATGTATTATATCATCCTGCACAATTTATATTAGATGTTAACGTATTCTGACGCATAAATACATAACTTAAATCATAACATCTTCTATTGTAACTTCCCTAATAACTGTGTTGTACAAGAAGTCTTCTATTTTTTTCAATACCATAGGTTCAAGTAACTGGATTTAATAAATCAGGCAAATCAGAGTGAGAAATAGATGAGGAACGCAGAAGAGAGTTGATACCGGCAGGACGACGGGACTCTGGAAGATTGCGGTCTGCAACTGTGGAGAGTGGCAGCAAGAAAATCTGCTTCAGAGAGTCGCGAAGGCCCCGCGGTCTTCGTCGGAGTTCTCCACTGCTGCAGATCGTCGCTGCCTGCCGCGAAGTAGAGAGAAAAGTGCCTGGGATGAACGAGAATTACggtctgtttgggaggaggtgagggaaggggaaggaaagggaaataaggggaaggaaaattttgaacctgggagtgaggaaagggaaggaaaggtaaggaagggtaagctttaaccttcgttatccatggaaagagagattttcttacatctcgaattggggtgtaaggaagaggaaggaaaaataaaaaaaattattctaattttatccctgttttaatagtttaagaaatgtTCTAATTTCTAATTTTCTATATCGTCGGAGTTCAATTTCCTCGCCTTCTTCACAACTCGCTTGTTGTCATTTTTATCGTCAAAATTTAAGAGAATATctactatttttaaatttttccatcaaaaattaataaatttttaaaaaataagaattcTCGTCgttatcttttaaattttttttatttaaaatttttaaaattattattttcattatttctaatttaaaaagtaaagatatttttataactttatctatttaactTTCATTCCCAAATAAAGTAACACATTCCTTCCTTGGAGAAATTAAATATTCCCCTCACTTCCCTTTCCTTCTCCTAACTTTCCCATTCGTTAATAAACCTTCCTCGTTCGATGGTATGCTGCCGTCTTATCGCTCAATAATTAAAATGGAGATAGCAATCACAGAATCGGCGGAGTAATTCTAGCTTACAATAGCGTGAAGTAATTGAGAGAGCAATCGTGGAGCAGCGGGGTGCATCAATAGCTTACAACAGCGTGAAGAAATCGAGATTGTGGAGAGCAGTCGTGGAACAATCGCTGAAGAGAAAAAGAGAAATCGCCGGCGGAGCAATCGCGGAAGAGAAAAAGAGAAATCGCCGGCGGAGCAATCGCGGAAGGAGTCGGCTGGTGAGGAGGAATAAGAAAAGGTGGCGGGTGTAGAGGAAGAAGAACTCGGCGGATAAAGACCGAGGAAAAATAGAGCATTTGGGGAGCGGCTCCCTAAGAACTCGGCAAGGAGCATTTCTCCTATTTTtcctattttcccttttcttttaaatcttttattTCCTTCCATATTCGTATTCGGAGATCAGGGGACCACTAGAGTAACAAATGTACCTTTTATCTGTTTAtatgtagggatgtaaatgaattaaattatttatgaGCTATTCGAAattcgattcgataaaaattcatttgagttcatttaatgagactcgttaagataaataaactaagctcaagcttcgtaatactcggctcgttagctcgtgaacatgttcgttaagctcatgaatcaatttttaaatttaaaaaataataattttgatattaaatttatagattttacactctatttatgaaaaatatagacaaatatattaaatttatttattaaaataaaattataaattttaataagaatattataattttctataaatatataatttaaatttttatgaatatttaatttataatttatacttattaagttcgtttaggcataaaaactcgaataagctcgtgagtcatgaatatattcgttaaataaagctcgagctcggctcgattataaacgaaccaagctcaaacattcaagagttcaatTCGATTCAACTACATCCCTGATCTGCAAGCTCGAACTCCCTCCATGCttctttttaataaataataagttttattttaaaaaaataaaaatagcaaaGGAGCTGTTAAGAGTTTGTAGTTTTTAATTGTTATTGTCTACTCTTGCGAGCAATCAGataaaaatgtaataaaatacaaatataaaACTTCCACTCGAGGTtataattttataaacttaaCAACCTTAGCCTTAAACAAAatgtaataataaattttattgttCCTCACTTAACAAATAGAGCAAAGACGTGTAGATGAAAGCTTAAATATCATTCTTTCCTGGAAAACACTTATAATTACTTTCAAAGTTTATTTGTCTTGATCATTTAACAAAGCTTTCTACAAGGTGATAACAGACGCTGAAATAACAAAACTTTTACtacatataaatattttttaaaaaaaaaaacttcagctGCTACATGAAGGCATAACCTGCATCGATCATTCATACATAGAATTTACCAGAATTAGCAGTCACTACAATAAATGCACCTGATTGctagaagaggagagaaattgtaGGTATATAAAATTGAGAAGAAAAGAAACCCACATATTTCTAAATACTACCAACCAATGCCACTCCCAGGGAAAACCTCTCCTATGTGCACCAGTACATAACCAAAATCCAGAccaaaaaagagaggaaaaaaggCATTTTTCTCCACCTCTCTGGGTTTTATTCACTCGTTTCCTTAAACATTCCCCAATTTTCTTTCACTTCAatctccattttcattttctccAGTATACCTGAATCCACCGTGCACGACTTCAAATAGATGAGAAatatatctatctatctatctatctattttGCGGATCATGGTTGTCATTCTCAAAACCAATCACCTCGGTTGAGGTAGCACAGAGAATGACCTTGAAGGTTGAATAGGCTGGGTGGGAACCCTGGGGGAAGGGGAAAATGTCTGTGAACGATGCAACATGTCGACCATTGAGGGAGTCTGATAAGCATGAACGAGGCTAGCAGACTCTGTGGAGTCTCCGCGTGCTGTTGCCCTCTGCCATGAGTGTGAGCTCAGCCCTGATAGCAGATATGCCCGTCCCGAAGATTCGTACCTCTGCTGGCTGGCCATCCTCTCTTGCATCTCTCTTAGTTCTGCATCCAGAGCCAAGCAAAGTTGGTCGCCAGACAGTCCTGCCAATGAGTCAGTCAGTTTCCTCCTCTGCTCCCCAAGTATATATACTGCTTCATCTAGAGCACCACGATCAGCAGCGTCCCTCGCATCCTGCATTGCCTCAGCAGCTTGGACACGAATTATCTCTCTGTCAACCACCACAGATGGTGTGTATGATTCGACGGTTTCTGGCCTTTCAATTTTTATGTCATCTCGCAGACTAACAGTTTCTTTGGAGACGGCATCTGTGTATGTACAGCACACCCTGAGCTGAGGGGTGTCTTCGGAAGGTGGAAGGTTAATATACACAAGAAAATCCCTCTCCTCGTCTGCATAGAGGTCGCCtacattgatcgatccagacagcATATTATCTTCTACCCGATTCGCGTAGCTGCCAGATTTAATTGCAACAATTTGCACACCGGGTTGCACAGACTCCACCGTCAACTGCATCTCTTTCACAACCACACTCAGCAGCCCACCAATACACTGGGCAAAAGCATCTTGAATCACAACCTCAGTTTCAATAAAAGAGAATGTTCCACCAGAAATCTCAGAGATTGAATGCATTGCAGTGGAATCATGgtctgtaccaaaaccaaaagcATGGACCGGAATCTTATGGCCTGTGTGACCAAGAATTGACAATGGCATAAGTGACCTGTAGTCTTGATGAGTCGAAGGACTTCTACTCCAACTGGAAGCCATAGTGTATGTGTCCTGCCCGTCAGATAGAAGGATAATACTGCAGACTGGGTTCTGCTCCTTGCGTTCTTCGATCACTTTGGCACCTTTTCTGAGGGCATCTGCAATATTAGTGCCGCCGCTTGATACTAATGAATTTACAGCTAGCAGTGCTTGCTGCCTGCCAGATTCTGTCATCCTCCTGAGGGGGAAAAGCCGCCGTGCAGATGATGAGAAAGCGATAACTGAAAGCCGATCAAGGGGGCCAAGATTTTGGATTACAAAACTCATGGCACGTTTCAAAAGTGCTAGTTTGGTGCCTGCCATGCTGCCACTGACATCAAGTATAGTGACAAGATCTACAGGAGCACGAGAACTCCACAACATTCCAGGAGCAACATTGAGGTTTCTACTAGGGCTATTTTCGCTGATAGCATTAGGAGACTTAAGATGTACCAGTACAATGAAGTTTTCTTGGGAGACTGATTTTGGAATGGCTGAGAATAATGGAACCAATTTGATTTCTACAGTTCTGACACAATTTTGCTGCATAATTTCCCCTGTTACTGACTGGAAGTTTAGAGGCTCATCGTCATTGAAAGTGCTCGGTTCAGAAGCATAGAAATAAGAAAAGGGACGATGTTGCTGATTAGTTGAGTTTGTTCGACGAAGCATGTGCATAACCGTCATTTGGCCATCTTCTTGTGACCAGTTGACTGGATTTACTCTAGCTCTACCATGAGGGTGTTCAGTGATGAGGGGGGCTTGAATGGGCAACTCTTTCCACTTAGCTCTGCAAACTGGACACATATAGTTTCCATATTTCACATTGAAGGCGATGCACTGGAAGTGAAATGTGTGTGAGCATTCAGCAGTGAAGAGTGCAAGGCCTTGCCCAGCTTTCATGGTACCAAGACAAATGGAGCATATCTTCTGAAAGTATGAATAAGATAGTATACTGTCAGAAAACTACCACAACTCAGTGCGATAAGAAGAATGCAAACTGAAACAAATAGTAAAGGAAATCAGCTGCAAACAAATAATGCAAGACAACTAAATAAGTGAGAGACAGATGAAAGAAATATGTTTCATTTTCATCATAAGAATGATATCTCCACCATGGAACGATCATAACTCATGGCAATAGAACTTGCTGAGTTAAAACAACCTCAGTACAAAGGAATTTAAAAAGGAACAACAAAAAGAGGATATATGATGGCCAAAAACTAACAAAACAAACTGAAAGATATTGCGGTTAGAGTATGGTTCTTTACTTAAAATCTATAGTGGTTATTCAGTTTATGCATACTCTCTAAATCAGGTAAGCTGCAAGTTGACTTCAACAAATAAAACTCTTTaaccagattttaaaattaataaataaatgcaagaTCGAATTCAGACGTTTATACATTCTCAGATACAATAATATTTACTATGGCTAATCAGCTAAATCATATATGAACTAAGCCATACATGTTGCCAATGCATATATGATTTGGATCATTAACCCTATTTAATAACACATGCACTAGAAATGCACACAGTAAAATGCTTTGATGCCCCTACAAAGAAGATTCACTATCAGACGTAGCTTATAAAAATCTACAGAAATCACCAAACTTATTGGTTTCTTATGAGTTTAACACATGGAGTAAATCATACCATTGCAGAAATTTGTTAGTAAATGATGTGAATAGAAGTATCAAGTCACGAACACTAGATATGGACGAACGTCAACTAAACCGGCTATTAGAACTTAAAAGTTACCAAGAACTTTTATTATCGAATCGTAAGACATTGAATGAATCAGTATCATGTGCACTCTGCAACCATAAATATAAGGAGTCATAATAGAACAACCATAAACTTCAAAACAAAAGGGCAAAAAAAAATCCATCACGCAAGTTAATTTTCATGTAGGGCCAGCTTCATAAAAGTTCAATGAGCACCGATCATGATAAATACCATTCGCTGCTACTAAATTCAGTAGTGTAATGAATGTTTATGTTGCAATTCCCATATAGTCCAAACGGTGGTAGTTGAACTACTTCACATTTGTCATTACAGCATTTGGAGTACAGCTCATAAGAAAGTACACATCTGCCACTGTCGATCAAATGCTACAGCCAGTTAAAGTCTTGATGCCCCTTTAGTCCCCCACCACCTCCATCCACTATACTTTAtactttttatatataattttagcaATGGAACTAAATGGGAATTTTTTTGAAACACCACATGCTGCTCGGGCAGAGTCAACACTAGTAGAGTGTGTAATCTAAGAAAGCTTGAatagtttttctttatatttgGGTGGTCCTTTCATCCTTGTAAGTTTAGCCTTGGCCATACTTAGTCAACAGCCtctaatttgaaaagagaaaaaaaaaacaaaagaaaacaaaaccttCACGCTTTCAcatggtcattttaccttccgaGGATTGAAGAAGAATAGAAAACAAAACCCTGCCCTTTTTCCAATAAGAGAAAATGTATTGGTCCATAAAATGATCGTAAGACGTTGCCCGGAAGAGCACAAGCGAAGATAATATGAAATGAGGGAAATTAGCGAAGATAAAATGAGAGTTGCTTCTCTAAGatattaaaaaaatgagaaatttgACTGCTTTTAATACACCTAATCACGACAAAGTTTCTTGAAATCGCAAGAAGCTCAGCAAAACGAAGCATTAACCCATCGGAAAAGAATCAATAGCTTGCACAAAACAAATAGATATCGCAAAAGCACAAACCTTTGACGATCTGCTTAAGGATCTACGAAGCCAGAGGCCGCCAGAGGTCGGAGTCGGCGTTGTAG contains:
- the LOC121996841 gene encoding E3 ubiquitin-protein ligase WAV3-like, translated to MANSWSRAKRAFGLNLCVSVPQTADVDDNGPRTAEAATGGRRASSPSAFSVVSSPGGLAETSELQPRMPTTPTPTSGGLWLRRSLSRSSKKICSICLGTMKAGQGLALFTAECSHTFHFQCIAFNVKYGNYMCPVCRAKWKELPIQAPLITEHPHGRARVNPVNWSQEDGQMTVMHMLRRTNSTNQQHRPFSYFYASEPSTFNDDEPLNFQSVTGEIMQQNCVRTVEIKLVPLFSAIPKSVSQENFIVLVHLKSPNAISENSPSRNLNVAPGMLWSSRAPVDLVTILDVSGSMAGTKLALLKRAMSFVIQNLGPLDRLSVIAFSSSARRLFPLRRMTESGRQQALLAVNSLVSSGGTNIADALRKGAKVIEERKEQNPVCSIILLSDGQDTYTMASSWSRSPSTHQDYRSLMPLSILGHTGHKIPVHAFGFGTDHDSTAMHSISEISGGTFSFIETEVVIQDAFAQCIGGLLSVVVKEMQLTVESVQPGVQIVAIKSGSYANRVEDNMLSGSINVGDLYADEERDFLVYINLPPSEDTPQLRVCCTYTDAVSKETVSLRDDIKIERPETVESYTPSVVVDREIIRVQAAEAMQDARDAADRGALDEAVYILGEQRRKLTDSLAGLSGDQLCLALDAELREMQERMASQQRYESSGRAYLLSGLSSHSWQRATARGDSTESASLVHAYQTPSMVDMLHRSQTFSPSPRVPTQPIQPSRSFSVLPQPR